A stretch of DNA from Bacillus sp. NP157:
GAGACCCACACCCCACCCGCCGCGACCGCCTCGGGGATATCCGCCAGCGACGGCCAGTGCTCGAACAGGGCCTCCGCTGGCATGCCTGCGGGTGCCGGATGCAGGTTGAGCTGGACGACGCGCATGGGCGGCGGCGCCTAGATGCCGGACACCTGGGGCAGCCGCAGCTTCACCAGTCGGTTGGCCAGGTTCAGCTCCCACGGCTTGTCGTACTGGCGGCGCTGGTAGCGCCACGACGCCATCGCGCTGAGGCCGCGCTTCGCCCACGAGGGCGAACGCAGGTCCTGCACCGTGGGGAACCGGCACCGCAGCACGGTGACGAAATCCTGGATGCGCCGGCGCAGGTCGTCGGTCAGCCACGGCGCATCCGCGTGGCATGCGTAGTCGACCCAGCGCTTCTCGGTCCATTCCTCGGGCGAGGCCGGGAACACCATCGGTTCGCCGTGCAGGTCGAGCAGGGGCATCGACGCGCGCTTGCCGCGATCCTTCTCATGCTTGCTGCTCTCCGGCAGCGGCGTGTAGACGTAGACGATGATCTCCGAGGCCGGGTTGATCCGCTTCAGCTCGCGGATGAACTCGAAGGTGTGCTCGGTCTCTTCCTCGGTGTTTTCCGGGGGCGCGACCATGAAGGACAGTTCGGGGATCACCCCGTGGCGCCGGCACAACTCGGCCACTTCCAGCGTCTGGTCGGGCCGCGTGCCCTTGCGGATCTCCTTCAGCATCGCGCCGCTGGGTGACTCGGCGCCGATATAGGCCATCCGCAGCCGGCTCTTGCGGACCAGCTTCCAGCTGCTCTCCGAAAGCTTCAGCAAGGCGTCGCTGCGGGCGTAGCACCACCAGGGCAGCTCGTGCTTCGCCATCACTTCCAGCAAGGGGATCATGTCCTCTTCGCGATCGAAGAAGTTGTGGTCGAAGTACTGGATGGAGTCCGCGCCCAGCTGGTGCTTGAGGTAGGACAGGTCGCGGTCGAGTCGCGCGGCGGCGGGCAACTGGGTCATCCCGCCGAACATCGCCGCCACCCCGCAGAAGGTGCAACGGAAGCGGCAGCCGATCGCGGCCTGGTGCGCGGCGGTGCGCTGGCCAAGGAAGGTACGCGCGAGGTAACGACGCGGATCGCCGAGCTTCTCGTACGGCAGGACGATGCCCGGGTCACCGAGGGCGAAATGCCGGTTGGGATTGTGCACGGCGTGGCCGTTCGCGTCGCGCCAGGACAGCCCGGCGATCCGCGAGACATCGCGATCGGGGCGCTCGAGTGCCGCGATCAGGTCGGGCAGCGTCTCCTCGCCCTGCCCGCGCACGGCGTAGTCGACGTACGGCGCGGCCAGCGTGGTATCGGTGTAAAGCGTGGGGAAATAGCCGCCCCAGATGATCGGCAGCGAAGGATGGTGCTCGCGGATCGCCTTCGACACGGCGATCGATGGCGCCATCTGCGGGCCACCCATGACGCTGATGCCGACCGCGTCGACCGGCTTCGTGGCGATCGCCCGCAGCGTGGCGTCGACGATGTCGCGATCCATGTTGCCGTCGACGATCGTGCTCTCGCCGCGCCGGTCCAGCGCCGCGGACAGGTTGAGCAGCGCAAGCGGAAAGCGTGCGCTTTGTCGCGAGGTGATCGTCGGGTTGACCAGCAAGGTGTGCGACATGGCGGATTCGTCTGGCTCGTGGCGTCAGGTAGCGTGGCGGGTGAGGCGAAACACCAGCGCCACGGGAACATCGAGGGCAACGCGGTCGAAACGCGCGCCCGACGGGATGTCGGCGGGATCAAGCATCGGCTCGGCGACGTGGTCGATGCGCAGCCCGGCCGCGGCACAGGCGTCGTGCCACGCGCTGTAGTGATGGATGGCGTGGCGCACGGCGTAGCGCTCGTCGCCCACGCGGAAATCGCGTTGCCAGCCGAGTGCCGCGCCGATCGGATGGAAGTCGCTGACCAGTACCGTGGCGCCTGGCCGGGCGATCCGGGCCAGCTCGCGCAGCACGGCGGCAAGGTCGGGGACGTGGCCCACGGCGAGGCCGCAGAGCACGACGTCGGCGCTGGCATCCGGCACGGGCAACGTGCGCAGGTCGCCCTGGGCGAGCGCGATCCGCGCGCTTGCCGGGGTGTCGGCGAAGACGCCGGCGGCGCGGGCCAGCATCGGTGCCGACAGGTCCACGCCGACTAGCGTCGTGGCGCCGCGCGCCAGGGCATGACGCAGGTAGCGGCCACTGCCGCAGCCCGCGTCGACCACGCTGCGTCCGGCGAGCGAGGCGGGAAGCTGGCCGAGCATCGCCCGCTCCTCCGCGTGCATCAGCGGGTTGTGCGCGTGCGCGGGATACGAGGCAGCCCACAAGGCATACGCCGGTGCGGGATCGAGCACGGGTGCGCCGCCCATGTCAGTGCACCCGCTCGAAGCCGGGCTCGAGCGCCATCAGCGCATCGTCGGCGAGACGCGCATCGACCAGCTTCGGCCGACCGTCGAGCATGACCGCCACGGCGTCGACGCCCGCCGCTTCGAACCAGTCGGCGAAGTCCGGATCGGCCACGCACGGCATCCCGCCGCGCACCACCGCGCGCAGGTCGGCACGGCGCAGCCCGTCGAGGGCGCTCGTGGGTTCGCCACCGCGATCGGTCACGACGATGAAGTCGGCTTGCGCACCGACGGCCAGTGCGCCGTGTCCATGCAGCCGAAGGATGCGTGCCGCGTCGCACGTCGCCAGGCCTAGCAGGGTTGCCGCCGGCAGCACATCGCGCACCGCATGCATCTCGTCGAGCAGGTCCCGTGCGCCGGAAAGCCGCGAATCGCTGCCGAGTGCAAGGCACCCCGCCGCGGCCAGTCGCCGTGGATCGAGCGTGACGCCGAGCAGGCTGCGGTTACTCACCGGACACCAGACCACGGCGGCGCCACGCGCCACCACGCGATCCATGTCCGCGCCGCTGAGGCCGACGCCATGCACCAGCACGCTGTTCGAGGCGAGGCAACCGAGGTTGTCGAGGGATTGCAGCTCACCACGGGCCACCTCGTCGCTGCCTTCGGCCAGGTGGATCAGCCACGGGCGATCCGCTGGCGTCGCCGAGAAACTCTCGCGCACCGGCGGACCAAAGGCGGGGCCGGCCAGGGCGTAGCTCCAGCCATGCCCGCGCAGCAGGCCGATGGGGAAGTCGGCGGCGTCCAGCGCGGCGTGCCAGGGATCGTGGTGCGCCACGACGGTCGTGCCGGCGAGCAGGTTCTTCAACGCACCATGACGCAGGCGCAGCGCCTTGGGCAAGGCGATGGCGGCTTTCACGGCAGGCTCGTCGAAGTGCGCCTGGAAGGCGTCGATCCACGCGTAGCTGTTCGGAAAGGGCGCGCCCTCGCGCAATGGCGGCACGCAGTTCACCTGGAGGTGTTCGTGTGCATTGACCAGCCCGGGGAGCACGAAGTGGTCGCGCAGGTCGACATCGAACGCACGTTCCGCCACCCCTGCCGAAAAGCGCGTGCCGGCCACGCCGGGAAGCACGGGCGCATCGCCCGCGGCCGTCACGGCGCGGGCGCCACGCAGACGCACGGCATGGGCGGCGCGGGCGTTCAACGCCGATGCATCACGATCAGGAAGTGGTCGCCCATGTCGCGCAACAGCGGCAGGCCACCGAGGCGGTCGTCGAGCTTGCCCAGCCGCTCGTAGAAGGCCGGGCGCCGACGCACCCGCTCGACCATGTACGGCGGCGGCAGGAACAGGCTGAGCGCGCTATAGCGACTCAGCGCGAAATCCTTCGCGAACGCCGCATAGAACTCGCGCGGCATGTAGTAGTAGGTCCAGATGGTGTGGCGGTTCATGCCCACGGGCGTGACGCCACGCGCGCCGCGCACGGCGGCGCGGCGGAAGCGGCCGCGCACGGCGTAGTGGCCGACTTCCCACGGGCAGATCCGGCCCATCACCGAGAAGACCAGGGTGCCGCCGGGGCGCAGCAATCTCGCGCACTGTCCGGCCACGGCGGCGAGGTCGGGCGCGCAGTTGAGTGGACCGAAGTTCGAATAGATCCCGTCGAACTCGCCCTCGATGCGTTCCAGCTCCTGCACGCCCACGTGGACGGCCTCGAGGCGGTCGGCCACGCCGGCCTCCTGCGCCCGCTGGCGGGCCCGCTCCACCATCCGCGGCGACCAGTCGCTGGCGGTCACCCGGAAGCGGCTGCGGGCGAATTCCACCGCATCGATGCCCGTGCCGCAGCCCAGGTCGAGCAGGCGCGAACCGGCCGGCAATTCCTCGCGCACGGTGGACCACAGGGTCTGGCGCATGCGCTGGATCAGTTCGTTGTTGCCGCGCGGGCCGTCGTAGTCGGCGGCCACGCTGTCGAAGGCTTCCTGCGTCTCGCGCAGGCGGGTATCAAGCGGCGTCGGCGTCGCCAGTTCGTGCCGTAGGTTCATCACGCTCTCCGCCATGCCGGTCTACTACCCAGTGAGTGCCGGAAGCGGGCGCGAGGGTTGAACGCTGGCGTGCATCGATGGCGACGGCCACCAGCGCGCCCATGAACAGGCCGCCCAGCACGCCCAGCCCGGCCACCAGCGGCACCATCGGCGCCACCGGATCGTCGGAGACGTGGATCGGCCAGGGCATCGAGGTCTCGAAGGTGTAGTTGTCGGCCAGCCGCGCGCTGATGTCGCTGCGCGCCTGCTGCAGGTTGCGGATGCCCTCGTCGGTGCTGGCCAGGGACAGGCTGGCGACCGCGGCATCGCCGCGCCCCGCATTCACCGCTTCGCGCAGGCGCGCACGGTCGGCCATGGCCTGGGCAAGCTCGGCGTCGACTTCATCCAGCCGCTGGTGCGCGGCGGACAGCGGCAGCTTGCCCAGCGCGTCGTGGATCGCCTTGAGCCGTGCCAGCGTCGCCAGCGCCAGCTGCCGGGCATCTTCGGCCGAGTAGGCGCGCAGCTGCAGGTGGATCAGGTTGGCATACGGTTCCGGGTCGAGCTTCATGCTGGCGGCATAGAGCCGCGCCGCCCGATCCTTCGGCGGGATGCCGATGGCCGAGACCACGTCGTCGCGGAAGGTATCGGTCTTCATCCGCTCCATCACGCGCAGCAGGGGCTCCACCTTGGGGTCCTGTCCGGCGGGTGCCGCGGCGACCTGGCCGATCTGGATCCAGGCCTCCGCCTCCCACTGCCGCTTCGCCGTGGCCAGGTACGCCGCCGCGAGCGCGACGATCACCAAAAAAGTGCCAACGAACCACCAGCGTTGCCGGCGCACCAGCCGCCACATGTCGATCAGGTAAACCTCGTCCTGTTGCATCGTCGTTGCGCCATCAAGGGGAAGGGAGCAGTTGCCGGCGATGCGGCAACCAGGCAGAGACAAGCTGCAGCAGCAGGCACAGGCCGATGAAACCGAAGTTCATCCAGATAAAGGCCTGCGGCGCGAACGGCGCCATGACACACACATAGGCCATGCGCAGGAAGATCAGCAGCGGGAACAGCGACAGGGGCCGGCTGAGCAGGCGCACGCTCCAGCGCATCAGCGCATACAGGGTCACCAGGGCGGCGAGCGCACCGAGCGGACCGAAGGCCATGAGGAAGGGCAGGAATTCGGTGCCGACGTTGACGTTGTAGGCATCCAGCGGGATGTCGGTACCCGCCGTGGCGATGGAGCCACGCATCGGCACCAGCTGGTTCAGCAGGAAATCCGCGTTGCGGTAATCCTTCGCGAGGATGGCCGCGAAGTTGTACGGCCCGGCGCTGATGTACAGCAGCAGCCACTGGATGCCAGCCGGCATCGCGTTGTAGAAGGCACCGAATGGCAGCGCCACGGTGGCCACCGAGCCAGAACGCAGCATGCCCAGGACCGAGAACGCCGTCGTGCCGACCAGGCCGAGCACGCCTACCGCACGCCACGGCAAGGGCCGCGCCGCGTCGCGCCGGAATATCGTGACCAGTGCCAGCGCGATCACCGCCGCGAAGATGCGGTTGCGGTCGACCACCAGCACGGGGAACAACAAGCCGGCACCGACCAGCAGGTAGCGCAACGGTCGATGATGGGTGCACAGGATGCCGATCACCGGCAGGGTCCAGCACAGGTCGGAAAGCCGGCGGATATGCTCGTGCCCGCCTTCCATCGTCGCGTACGACGACGGATCGTGGATCAGCGCCACCGGGAACAGCAGCAGGTCGAGCGCGCAGAAGACCAGCACGCCCGCGGCGAACGCCAGGCCGACGAAGCCTTCGCGGGTGCCGGCGTAGTCGCGCGCACGCAGCACGTGCCACGGCGGCAGGCGGTCGCGGCTGAACAGGTCGGCGACGATCAGCCCGACCGCGCCGGTGGCGAGCAGGAACAGGCCGCCTGCATACCCTGCCGGCAGCTGGAACACGCAGGCGCTGACCGCGCAGGCCAGTAGCAACGGCCAGGCCAGGTAGGTCGACGGCAGCCGCAGCAGCGCCCTCATGCCTGTTCCGGATGCGGGTGCGCGCCAGCCGGGCGAATCGCCGCCCACCCGCGCAGGAGTACGAAACACGCCATGCGCATCGCCACGCTCGAGGGGCGCCCTTGCAGGAAGGCGATCTTCGCGCCGATGTAATGGATCTGCGCACGCAGCAGCGTGCGGCACGGCTCGTCGAACAAGCCGATCCTGCGGATGGCGACCTGGCGTGACTCTTCCAGGTTCACGATCCGCGTCGCCCGGTGCCGGGTCTTGCTGAGGTTGGCACCGTGCAGCCGGTAGGCACACACCGGCACGTCGATGAAGCCCAGCGCATCGCGCGCGGCCAGGCGCAGGAACAGGTCCCAGTCATCGATGCGCAGGCCTTCGGTCCAGCGCGCGACGGTTTCCAGCGCACTGCGCCGGAGCAGCGCGACCGGGCCGCCGATCGCCCAGCGCGTGATCACGGCGCGGCGGATGCCCGGCTCGCTCGCGTACAGGCGCTTGTCGGCACCGTGCAGGTCTGTCATGCCGCTGGCATGCAGGCGACGGCCTTCGCGATCGACCACCACCGAATCGCCGATCACGGCGCCTTTGCCGGGATGCCGCTGCAGGTAGCGGACCTGGGCTTCGAGGCCACCCGGCAACAGGTAATCGTCGCTCGCGCCAAGCCGGAGGAATTCACCGCGCGCACGCGCAGCCAGCTCGTTGAGGGTCGCGGTGATGCCTTTGTTGGCGTGCTGCGCGAACTCGATGGCCACCTCGTGCCCATGCCGGTCGATCCACGCGAGGATCCGTTCGCTGGTCTTGTCGGTGGAGCCGTCGTCGATGACGACGATCTCCTTGGACGGATAGGGATCCTCCAGCACGCTGTCCAGGCAACGCTCGACGAAATCCTCGTGGTTATAGGCGGGGATCAGCACGGAAACCAGCGGCCACGTGTTCATGCAGGCAAGCCCCCGAGGTAGCGGCGTACGACGACAAGGTTGAAGACCAGGTAAGCGAGGTAGTTGACGGCGAAGGCGAGCATCGCTCCAGGCAGCCCGTAGCGCGCCGTGAACACGTAGACCAGGACCAGGTAACTGGCGGCGAACACGCACTCGGACACGATGAACAGCCGGGTCATCGCCTTGGCCAGCATCAGGTAGGACAGCACGAAGGCCGCGATCTTCACCACGTCGCCGACCAGCTGCGCGGCGTAGAGGTCGTTGGCCGGATCGAAGTCCGCGTTGAACAGCAGCCGGGTGATCCAGCCACGCAGGATGTAAACGAGCGCGGCACTCGCCGCGACGGCGGGCAGCAGCACGCGTGCCGCGCCGCGGAGTTCGCCGAGCAGCGCGGGGCGTTCGTGCAGGGAGGCCAGCCGCGGCAGGTAATAGATGTTGATCGCGGTGGTGAAGAACAGCAGGTAGGCGTCCGACACGCGCGTGACCGCCTGCCAGTAGCCGACCTGCTCCCAGCCGAAGCTGCCGGCCAGGTGGTCGCGCACGGCAATGTTCACCAGCGGCGGCAACAGCGCGGAGGACAGGCTCATCAGCGAGAACGCCGCCAGCCGGCGGGTCATCTCCGGATCGAAGCGCACGCTGAGCATGCCGCGGCGGAAATATGGGCTGCGCCACCACGCCGGCAGCCCGACCAGCAGCCAGAACAACTGGCCCAGCACGATCGCCAGCAACGCGCCGTACAGCCCGAACCAGCGAGCCAGGCACAGCGCCAGCGCCACGCTGAGCAGGGAACCGGCGACCTGGACCAAAGCGAGCCGGCGCACGTCCATGAAGCCGTTGATCACGGCGAGCACGTAGTTCACCAGCGCGATGCCGAGCTGGGCGATGGCCAGCACGCGGATCAGGCTGTCGTACGTGGGATCGCCGAGCAGCCACGTCGCCAGCGGGCGGGCGAACAGCAAGGCGGCGCAGGCCATCACGCAGGCGGCGACCATGGCGTAACCGAGCGCCGACGACAGCAGCCGCGACAGGCGGGCCGGGTCGTCGCGGTATTCGGCGACGTACTTCACCACCCCCGCGCTGATCCCCCCACCGGCGAGCACTGCCAGCAGCGACATCAGGCTCATGAATTGGCCAAGCCGACCCACGCCCACCGGGCCGGCCAGCCAGGCCACCAGTTTCACCAGCACCAGCGCCGTGGCCAGGCGCGCCGCCGTGCCGATCGCCGACCATGCGCCCGCACGAAGGATATTCATGCGGCCTCCTCGGCAAACGCCGCGCAGGCCGCGATCACCTGCTCCACCTGTGCATCGCTGAGCGCCGGGTTCAACGGCAGGCTCAACACCTCGCGGTGGATCCGTTCGGTCAGCGGCAGGCTGAGCTGCGCCAGTTCGGCATACGCCAGCTGGCGATGTGGCGGCACCGGGTAGTGCACCTGGGCCTGGACGCCCAGCGCTGCGAGGTGCCGTTGCAACGCATCGCGCCAGCTGCAGCGAACGACGAACAGGTGCCACGCGTGGGCTTCCTCGCGTACCGCCGCCGGCAACCGGATGCCGGGATGACGGATGCCGTCGCGATACCGCGCGGCGATCGCGCGGCGACGCGACGTATCGGCGTCGAGGTAACGCAGCTTCACCCGCAACATCGCGGCCTGGATCTCGTCCAGGCGCGAATTGATGCCCCGCACGGGGTGGTGATACTTCTGCGCGGATCCATAATTGCGCAGCGCGGCGACGCGCGCGGCCAGCGCATCGTCGTCGGTGGCGACCGCGCCTCCGTCACCCAGTGCGCCGAGGTTCTTGCCCGGGAAGAAGCTGAAGGCTGCCGCGTGGCCGAAGCTGCCGGCGCGTGCACCGTCCCAGCTCGCACCATGTGCCTGCGCCGCATCCTCCAGCACCAGCAGGCCACGCCGGCTGGCGATGTCCCCGAGCGCGGCCATGTCCGCCAGTTGCCCGTAGAGATGCACCGGCATGATGACCCGCGTCCGCGGACCGATCGCGGCTTCGACCCGCGCGGGATCGAGATTGAACGTCGCCGGGTCGGGCTCGACCGGCACCGGGCGCAGCCCGTTCTCGCTGATGGCGAGGAAGCTCGCGATGAAGGTGTTCGCCGGCACGATGACTTCGTCGCCTTCGGCCAGCGCGCCCATCCCGCGCCACGCCCGCAGCACCAGCGACAGCGCATCCAGGCCGTTGCCGGTGCCGACGACGTGGCGGACGCCACACCACGCGGCGAATTCACGTTCGAAGGCGGCCAGTTCATCGCCCAGCAGGTACCAGCCCGAATCGATCACGCGTGCCACCGCGGCCTTCAGCTCGTCGGCATGGCGGGCGTTGACCTCGCGCAGGCTCAGGAAGGGGACGTCCATCACAGCAGCCACTCGTAGCGGTCATGCACGACCGCATGCGCGCCGAACGATTCCTTCTGCGCCACCAGCCCGGGATTGAGCACCCTTCCCTCGTCCTCGGTGGAGATGCCAAAGCTCAGGCGGGCCCGGTCGGCATAGACCTCGCCGATCAGCTCGGCCAGCAACAGGCTCAGCGCGCCGGTCTCGCGCCCAACATCGGAGGCCGCGAGGTATTGCGTATGCACGGTATGGCCGAAATCGAAGATGATCGCCCCGGCGAGCAATTCGCCATCGCGGTGCGCTTCGTGCAGCACGATCTGGCCCGGGAAGCGGTCGTGCAGGAGCGCGAGCTCCGCGGCGCTGTGGGTCGGTTCGACGCCGTGGCGGCGTAGCGTCCCGACCAGCAGGGCGTGGAACGGCGCGATGTCGTCGCCTACGCGCGTTCCCACACAAGCTTTGCGCGCACGGGCCACGGCACGCCGGCGCATGCCGGTCATCTCCGGGCGATCACGCGGCACCAGCATCGACGACAGGTCGCGGCGAACCACCGATGCACCGACCCGGTGCAAGGCGTAAAGATCTTCCTCGGCGGCGGTGGCGTGGAAGACGTGCGGGACCGGTTTGTAGACCAGCCGTCGCACGCCGAGGCCGCGGTAATGCTGGCCCACGGCACGAAAGGCGGCGAGCGTGGCCTCCGCGCGTAGCGCCGGCGTCGCCACCATGCCGCCATAGGTCAGGCCCGCATGGCTGGACACGGTGTCGCCGTCGCGATTGGCCGGGAGCACGGCGAGCAGCTCGCCCTCCTCTTCCACCAGCAGCGAGGCGTCGCTGAAGCGGGCGGCGTGGTAATCCATGTACGCACGCCGGTGCAGGAACGTGCCATTGCGCGAACGCGCCACCAGCGCATCCCAGCGAGCCTCGTCGGCGGGCACATACGGCCTAACCGCCAGCATGCGCCGCCTCCGCGAGGCCGAAGCCATCCACGCCCATGTCGTTGCCGTTGTAGAACATCAGCGTGCGGTCCGCCTGCTGCAACAGCGCGGGATAGCAGATCGTCCGCGAGTCCCAGCCACGCTCGGACAGGGAGAGCCCGAACAGCTCGTCGTGGCGTTCCCAGCGCACCCCGTCGACGCTGGTCGCGCAGCCCGGGAAATAGCCCCCACGGGTGTCGCCACGCGTGAAGTACATGACGTAGCCGCCGTCCTGGCGGTAGACCCGTGGCCGGCCGATCCGGTATTCGTTGCCGCGTGGCAGCAGGCAGGCCTCGTCGCGCAGCGGCTTCGCGGCGAAGTCGTCGGTCTCCAGGTAACGGATGTGATAGCGCGGATACGGCTGCCCCGCGATGCTCTCCCAGCCGTCGCCGGCGGCGTACCAGACGCGCCACAAGCCGTCTTCGCGCACCACCGAGTGGATCGCCGCGATGCTGCTGCGGCCCGGCGCCCGATCGAGCACCGGCGTCTCCTGTGCGCGCACGAAGGATTCGCCACCGTCGTTGGAGATCGCAAGGCCGGTGAACGCGAGGAACTTGGCGCGGGCCACGCGCTGGAAGCCGACGTAGAACAGGTGCAGGCCACCCGGGCCATCGACGAGGTCACCGAGGATCATCCCGTTATCGTCGAAGCATCCCGCCCGGCCCACGTCCAGCACCGGCGTTTCGCTGACACGGACCAGTTGCTCGGGCCGGTCGGCGCGCAGGTCGACGTAGCCGATGCGACCCACGCCCTCGTCGTCGCGGAAACTTGCGTAGACGCGGATGGTCGCGTCGTCCAGGCGCCACGGTGTCGGGGTCAGCGCGGAGTGGCGCATCCAGCCGCCCACGCCCTGGCGCAGGGTATCAAAGACCAGGCCGCGCTTGATCCATGCGGTCATGCGTCCTCCTCAGAGCGCCACGTCGAGGCTGGACTTGCCGGGCAAGGCCTTCGCGGGCGAACCCACGTAAACCAGGCCGGGTTCGGTATCGCGAACGACCAGCGCACCCGCGCCGATGACGTTGTCCGCGGCCACGCGCACGCGATCGTTGAAGGTCGCGTTGACACCGACGAAGCTGTTCGTACCGATCTCGCAGTAGCCCGACACCACGGCATGCGAAGCCATGAACACATTGTCGTGGAGGATCGCGCGGTGGCCGATGTGGTTACCGCTCCACAGGATGCAGTTGTCGCCGATGGTGGTGAACGGCTGGATCACGTTGTTCTCGAAGATGAAGCAGTGTTCGCCCACCTGGGCGTTGCGCCAGACGAACGCACGCGAACTGATGTAACGGGCGAAGCGATAACCGCGCCGCTTCAGGTCGAGGTAAAACCGCGTACGCAGTCGATTCAGGCCGCTCGCGGGGATGGCGACGAAGATGTCCACCTCGTCCTGCGGATAGATCGATTCGATGTCTTCGTAGGCGATGACAGGCAGGCCGTCGACCGTCTCGCCATCCAGCCACGCACGCTCCACCGCGAACGCCACGACCTCGCGGCCGGCGTCGTGGGTGAAGTATTCGCGCGCGATGAGCGCGAATTCGCCCGCACCGACGAGGACTAGCGGCCGGGCCATGCGGCAGCGACCTCGGCAAAGGCAGGCGCGTGCGCCTCGCGCAGGAACTGGTCGTAATCGGCGATGTAGTCGCTGGGGTCGTAGGCCTGGTCGGCCAGCACCATCACCACGCAGTCGTCGCTGAAGTGATGCAGTTCGCGCCACACCATCGGGCCGATCAGCACCCCGCTGGCGGGATCGTCGAGCGTGACCTCGGCGGGACCACTGCCGTC
This window harbors:
- a CDS encoding FdtA/QdtA family cupin domain-containing protein translates to MDIARIPFQIHGDSRGMLVALEGMRDVPFDIRRVYYIFSTQGEVRRGQHAHRTLTQLAVAVRGSVTFLLDDGSGPAEVTLDDPASGVLIGPMVWRELHHFSDDCVVMVLADQAYDPSDYIADYDQFLREAHAPAFAEVAAAWPGR